Proteins found in one Plasmodium sp. gorilla clade G2 genome assembly, chromosome: 14 genomic segment:
- a CDS encoding proteasome subunit beta type-2, putative, which yields MDTLIGLRGNNFVILAADTYSINSIIKLKNNDNTKFYDIKGNKCLLLGGSIGDRLQFGEFIRKNIHLYQYQNNSEMLVKSFAFFTRKNLAYYLRKNPYEVNCLMAGFDKDGYQLYWCDYLSNMDSVNKGAHGYGAYLVSAILDKYYHENLTVDEALNIFKLCFEELKKRFLLTQINYELRIMHDNKIETQYVTI from the exons ATGGATACTTTGATTGGTTTAAGAGGAAACAATTTCGTAATTCTGGCTGCTGATACATATAGCATAAATtcaataattaaattaaaaaacaatGACAATACCAaattttatgatataaaaggaaataaatGTTTATTACTTGGAGGCTCAATAGGAGACAGATTACAATTTGGAGAATTCATTcgaaaaaatattcatttgtaTCAATATCAGAATAATTCTGAAATGTTGGTTAAGAGTTTTGCTTTTTTTACAAGAAAAAATTTGGCTTACTACTTGAGAAAAAACCCTTACGAAGTTAACTGTCTCATGGCTGGATTTGACaag GATGGATATCAACTATATTGGTGTGATTATTTAAGCAATATGGATTCTGTAAATAAAGGTGCTCATGGATATGGAGCTTATTTAGTCAGTGCAATATTagataaatattatcatgaAAATCTAACAGTTGATGAagcattaaatatatttaaattatgttttgaagaattaaaaaaaagatttcTATTAACTCAAATTAATTATGAACTAAGAATAATGCACGATAATAAAATTGAGACACAATATGTAACCATATAA
- a CDS encoding RNA 3'-terminal phosphate cyclase-like protein, putative, translating into MQFCGSNFFRLRLALSLISGKSITIKNIRNKRISKIKKEKMNNEIHTEEELSYQKNNDSYNVVGLKEYEAKILKLIDKLCDNTTIKINEEGDELYFEPGYLIGNSNEEDPKNIYNMTFHCGKERSITYYLEFLIMIVMFFKNPVNILLKGITDDNIDNNVYTCKIICEHFFKEILKLNEDFLYINILKRSTKPECSGEVHFFMRNIKKINPFDITNVGVVKKISGSIVSNNISLIFRNKIMNCAKKHLYHFTPYINIDAPKEDKKKNKNINSHFISFSLFAHTKCNSIYATDICVDELFLKKLKQGIHNSKKYSAIKDIMSYMSYNLDEKQYYINDNNNNKDENISPIYTQKDEQNIIKTEQIHNNLQDVDIYERLGFFISLKMINQIKGLSSIDTNYQWLPLLCMALASDTSVSKISLSVIKPYSITLIRLLRDFFNVVFKIEKEQKSQIHYSYLIQCVGIGYQNIFKKTF; encoded by the coding sequence atGCAATTTTGTGGAAGCAATTTTTTTCGGCTGCGGCTGGCTTTAAGCCTAATAAGTGGTAAATCCATTACAATTAagaatataagaaataaaaggataagtaaaattaaaaaagagaaaatgaATAATGAAATACATACAGAAGAAGAATTATCataccaaaaaaataatgatagcTATAATGTTGTTGGTCTTAAAGAATATGAAgcgaaaatattaaaattaattgatAAATTATGTGATAATACTACTATTAAGATTAATGAAGAAGGAgatgaattatattttgaacCTGGATATCTTATTGGTAATTCAAATGAAGAAGAtccaaaaaatatttataatatgacTTTTCATTGTGGTAAAGAAAGAAgtataacatattatttagAATTTCTTATTATGATAGttatgttttttaaaaaccctgtaaatatattattaaaaggtattacagatgataatattgataataatgtttatacatgtaaaataatatgtgaacatttttttaaagaaatattaaaattaaatgaagattttttatatattaatattttaaaaagatcAACAAAACCTGAATGTTCAGGTGAAGTTCATTTCTTTAtgagaaatattaaaaaaataaatcctTTTGATATAACTAATGTTGGAgtagttaaaaaaataagtggATCAATTgtatcaaataatatttctttaatatttagaaataaaattatgaatTGTGCAAAAAAACACTTATATCATTTTACAccttatattaatattgatGCACCAAaggaagataaaaaaaaaaataaaaatataaattctcattttatatctttttcgtTATTTGCTCATACAAAATGTAATTCTATATATGCTACAGATATATGTGTCgatgaattatttttaaagaaacTCAAACAGGGTATACATAATAGCAAAAAATATTCAGCCATAAAAGATATTATGTCATATATGTCATATAATTTGGATGAGaaacaatattatattaatgacaataataataataaggatgaaaatatatcacCTATATATACACAAAAGGATGAACAGAACATTATAAAAACAGAACAGATACATAATAACTTACAAGATGTTGATATTTATGAACGTTTaggattttttatatctttaaaaaTGATCAATCAGATTAAAGGATTATCATCCATAGATACAAATTATCAATGGTTACCTTTATTATGTATGGCTTTAGCTAGTGACACCTCTGTTTCTAAGATATCTTTAAGTGTTATAAAACCATATTCTATTACACTCATTAGATTATTGCGTGATTTTTTCAATGTGGTTtttaaaatagaaaaagagCAAAAATCACAAATTCATTATTCTTATCTCATTCAGTGTGTTGGAATAGgatatcaaaatattttcaaaaaaactttctaa
- a CDS encoding exported protein 2 — protein MKVSYIFSFFLLFFVYKNTNTVVCDNGYGDLAATSALTTVIKDPISLTIKDLYEHGVKNPFTKIIHKLKKFIRYRKVLRWSRMWWVLLVREIVGDNTIERKTEKALREIWDQCTIAVYNNTLNAVESKPLLFLHGILNECRNNFATKLRQDPSLIVAKIDQIIKSQIYRFWVSEPYLKIGRSHTLYTHITPDVVPQLPKECTLKHLSSYMEEKLKTMESKKNIESGKYEFDVDSSETDSTKDDSKPDDDDDDDDDNFDDDTVEEDEASGDLFKDEKNDEKKE, from the exons atgaaagtcagttatatattttccttttttttgttattcttcgtatataaaaatacaaacacTGTCGTTTGTGATAATGGATATGGAGATTTAGCAGCAACAAGTGCCTTAACCACCGTTATTAAAGATCCAATTAG TTTAACCATTAAAGATCTTTATGAACACGGAGTAAAAAACCCATTTACTAAAATAATccacaaattaaaaaaatttattcgTTATAGAAAAGTTTTAAGATGGTCACGTATGTGGTGGGTATTGTTAGTAAGAGAAATTGTTGGAGATAACACCATCGAAAGAAAAACAGaaaag gCCTTGAGAGAAATATGGGACCAATGTACCATCGCTGTTTACAACAACACATTAAATGCTGTAGAATCCAaaccattattatttttacatggtatattaaatgaatgcAGAAACAACTTTGCCACAAAATTAAGACAAGATCCAAGTTTAATAGTAGCTAAAATtgatcaaataataaaatcacAAATATATCGTTTCTGGGTATCAGAACCATACTTAAAAATCGGAAGATCACACActttatatacacatataacaCCAGATGTCGTACCACAATTACCAAAAGAATGTACATTAAAACACTTATCATCCTATATGGAAGAGAAATTGAAAACTATGGAatcaaagaaaaatatagaaagtGGAAAATATGAGTTTGATGTAGATTCTAGTGAAACAGATTCCACCAAAGACGACAGTAAACCAGATGACgacgatgatgatgatgacgaTAATTTCGATGATGATACAGTAGAAGAAGATGAAGCAAGTGGAGATTTAtttaaagatgaaaaaaatgatgaaaagaaagaataa
- a CDS encoding inorganic anion exchanger, inorganic anion antiporter translates to MFETNKVEDATVNEYIERPEEFNKLDESVERTKLFHNDVYDNDIKVCLPTRIGFSKAFISMVDGIKWGWGFTNTPKESSKYYINEILCGCILCLTMLPEMISFCMIAKIPPYLGLQGASLLSLITSIFGGSPAVIHGVTGAFASVCSKYLVESNNVDLLPDGIERLYVCIFICSIMLFFFSYFHMSALIQLIPTPVFIGYCNGLSIIFLRAQLHNLINPYTHEYIKGYYLLFFIIICTLVVLIVELWKKIPKFGQKIPSSLIAIAVTIFVEFVILRKFLHNNFASFKDVKSFTVGDMFSFTSDKAKPTFLFSNKDLNFSKVEFNMDLIKQVANMFTVLLVEVLMVSEVIKDMGGAECDTNETIFSLFIGNILATLGSAIGGGSLLGLSVLNYRNGARGKESGVVASILIYAILLFGYSLLNYIPLSFLCGIMITVFIHCFKWFSIPIVFFTFCPGYIRNCHPCMSRKISRWDAFIIVLVTVLCVFVSVPNGVLTGIVLSALVYVWQSKSTFKFEIFYDRDTDTKYYEIEGHLFYASKKMFTRLFNYENDSSTVNIVLKGKSTLFDYTAIEALTSVKQQYNINNKNVTIHGLSHECIKKIAKMNHLCKQIDVDLVKVEAPVVPLLYKPLQTIFQKQRTIRRKMSFKIKKKKKEKTEEKLNDMEQP, encoded by the exons ATGTTTGAAACAAATAAAGTTGAAGACGCAACGGTTAACGAATATATAGAAAGACCAGAAGAATTTAATAAACTTGATGAATCTGTAGAAAGAACAAAATTATTTCATAATGATGTTTATGACAATGATATAAAAGTATGCTTACCTACAAGAATTGGATTTTCTAAAGCATTTATATCTATGGTAGATGGAATAAAATGGGGGTGGGGATTTACAAATACACCTAAAGAATCatctaaatattatataaatgaaatattatgtGGATGTATATTATGTTTAACTATGTTACCAGAAATGATTTCTTTTTGTATGATAGCAAAAATACCACCATATCTTGGTTTACAAGGAGcttcattattatctttaataACATCAATTTTTGGTGGTTCTCCTGCAGTTATACATGGTGTTACAGGTGCCTTTGCATCTGTTTGCTCTAAATATTTAGTTGAAAGTAATAATGTTGATTTATTACCAGATGGAATTGAAAGactttatgtatgtatattcatatgttctattatgttattttttttttcgtattTCCATATGTCTGCTTTAATTCAATTAATACCTACACCTGTATTTATTGGTTACTGTAACGGCCTTtctatcatttttttaagaGCTCAATTGCATAACTTAATAAATCCATATACgcatgaatatataaagggCTACTATTTGctcttttttatcatcatatgtACATTGGTGGTATTGATTGTCGAGTTATGGAAAAAAATACCAAAg TTTGGTCAGAAAATTCCTTCGTCCCTTATAGCCATAGCTGTAACTATATTTGTGGAGTTTGTCATTTTGAGAAAATTTTTACATAACAATTTTGCTTCCTTCAAAGATGTGAAATCGTTTACAGTAGGGGATATGTTTTCATTTACTTCTGATAAGGCTAAACCGACATTTTTGTTTTCGAATAAGGATTTAAATTTTTCAAAGGTGGAATTTAATATGGATTTGATCAAACAgg TTGCGAACATGTTCACTGTGCTGCTTGTTGAAGTATTAATGGTTAGTGAAGTCATAAAAGATATGGGAGGTGCTGAATGTGATACGAATGAAAcaattttttctctttttattgGGAATATCTTAGCAACATTGGGTAGTGCAATAGGTGGTGGTAGTTTATTAGGATTGTCTGTTTTAAATTATAGAAATGGAGCAAGGGGTAAAGAGAGTGGAGTAGTGGCTTCTATATTGATATATGCTATTTTGTTGTTTGGatattcattattaaattatatacctTTATCTTTTCTTTGTGGTATTATGATAACTGTGTTTATTCATTGTTTTAAGTGGTTTTCTATTCCGATAGtcttttttacattttgtcCAGGGTATATAAGAAATTGTCATCCCTGTATGAGTAGAAAAATATCAAGATGGGATGCCTTCATCATAGTTCTTGTAACGGTTTTATGT GTATTTGTTAGCGTACCAAATGGTGTATTAACTGGTATAGTTTTATCAGCCTTAGTATATGTATGGCAAAGTAAATCAACATTTaaatttgaaatattttatgataGAGATACAGATACGAAg tATTATGAAATTGAGGGTCATCTTTTTTATGCTTCTAAGAAAATGTTTACAAGATTGTTTAACTACGAAAATGACAGTTCAACAGTCAATATTGTTCTTAAAGGTAAGAGTACATTATTTGATTACACTGCAATAGAAGCTTTAACATCTGTAAAacaacaatataatattaataataaaaatgtgacTATACATGGATTAAGTCAtgaatgtattaaaaaaatagctAAAATGAATCACTTATGTAAACAAATTGATGTTGACTTAGTAAAAGTGGAGGCCCCAGTTGTGCCTTTATTATACAAACCTTTACAAACAATCTTTcaa aAACAAAGAACCATTAGAAGAAAAATGTccttcaaaataaaaaaaaagaaaaaggaaaaaacagaggaaaaattaaatgatatgGAACaaccataa